In a single window of the Pontibacter russatus genome:
- a CDS encoding recombinase family protein — protein sequence MKKYIAYYRVSTQKQGTSGLGLEAQKAAVAGFVAGAPVLAEYVEVESGKKDNRPELEKAIAHAKQAGATLIIAMLDRLSRNAGFIFALRDSKVDFICADMPDANTLTIGIFAVMAQHERELISKRTKDALAAKKARGEEVGNRANLTQKGRQKGAKARQTAAMQDKANKNALNWALECKAKKGEEKMTLQQIADKLNSMDLTTSTGAQFRAMSVKRLLDRHDKLQKEQEDFKFKIKQAEKFALHLKAVNLKVRIDEGLVYFEPDTKHTEPWPFTSLLFQQVIDKGAVLEYIDGYYALYADRSKREKLSGGSSFISLLGILADYIFRINMQKEHEASLHPDLIYISKGNPEKKQPPFVLSTVL from the coding sequence ATGAAAAAGTACATAGCCTACTACCGCGTATCAACACAGAAGCAGGGCACTTCAGGACTTGGGCTGGAGGCACAGAAAGCAGCCGTAGCTGGCTTTGTGGCTGGTGCTCCAGTGCTGGCAGAGTACGTGGAAGTGGAAAGCGGCAAGAAAGACAACAGGCCAGAGCTGGAGAAAGCCATAGCGCACGCAAAGCAGGCAGGAGCCACGCTTATCATTGCAATGCTTGACCGCCTTAGCCGCAACGCTGGTTTCATCTTTGCCTTGCGGGATTCAAAAGTAGACTTCATTTGCGCCGATATGCCAGACGCAAACACCCTGACAATAGGCATATTTGCGGTTATGGCACAGCACGAACGGGAGCTGATAAGCAAGCGCACAAAGGACGCATTGGCCGCTAAGAAGGCACGCGGCGAGGAAGTAGGCAACAGGGCTAACCTGACACAAAAAGGCCGTCAGAAGGGCGCAAAAGCCCGTCAAACGGCGGCTATGCAGGACAAGGCGAATAAGAACGCCCTGAATTGGGCGCTGGAGTGCAAGGCGAAGAAAGGCGAAGAAAAAATGACACTACAACAGATAGCCGATAAGCTGAACAGCATGGATTTAACCACCAGCACAGGGGCACAGTTCAGGGCAATGAGCGTGAAGCGCCTGCTTGACCGCCACGACAAGCTACAAAAGGAGCAGGAAGACTTTAAATTTAAAATTAAGCAAGCGGAAAAATTTGCCCTGCACCTGAAAGCGGTAAACCTGAAGGTCAGGATTGACGAAGGTTTGGTGTACTTTGAACCTGACACCAAGCACACGGAACCTTGGCCGTTTACATCTTTGCTTTTCCAGCAAGTGATTGACAAAGGCGCAGTGCTGGAGTACATAGACGGATACTATGCCCTGTATGCAGACCGCAGCAAAAGGGAAAAACTTTCGGGCGGGAGCAGCTTCATTTCCTTGCTTGGTATACTGGCAGATTATATATTTCGCATAAACATGCAAAAGGAGCATGAGGCAAGCCTGCATCCTGACTTAATCTACATCAGCAAAGGCAATCCAGAAAAGAAGCAGCCGCCTTTTGTTTTAAGCACAGTCCTTTAG